The nucleotide sequence TGATAATAGAGAGACATCTGTACAAAAGGTTGTACTTACAGACCAAGATGACAAAAATTCCTATTGGCTGAAATTATCGTAAAATGGATATCAAACAGataactaaaaattattcttattccAAGAATTCGAATATATCGAAAATATCAAATCCAATCGCGCCACAAAATTGCCATTTCAAGGATTTGGTTTTCCTTAATTattcaactcaaatatatatgccCTAGTTGTAGGGACTTTCTGAAAACGTCTATAGAGGCTACCATAaagacatgattttttttaaagataccTCTAACAAATGAGTGTTATAATAATGGATTAAATTAGCTACCAATCCAAAATTGGTCAACTTGCAATAGCTTTAAATAAGAGGTAAATCACAAAATTATGCACAAAAAGTAACAACTGCAGATTGTGAACGTCACTACATAATTTGTCATGAATTAAACACTTCAAAACGAAATGTAACCATGACTTAACACCGTAAATGTATTACAAGAAATTCTGATTGTTTAATCCTAAGTAAGTTTTTATGtacttaaaattaaaataattattacctCAATCATCTCAAATTTTGGACTGGTTGTCGGTGTAatcataaaaaactgaaaatccTAATTTTTGGAAAGTTTACGATACAAGCAGTTCAATGTAATTGCAAATTAACATTTTGATGTAGAAATCCTTCTGAGGAAAATAATTGGAGTTATAAATACATTCATTgtgaaaaacacaaaaaatacacCTTTATGTATCATATGCAATAAAACTATGTGAATAATCACATTTACGCAATATGAATCTTTTGTGGGTTACATAGTTTTGAAAATCCCCACTTTTTATCCGGAGCAACAAATGGTCCATTATGTACAATGTGTATTACCATATTCGGGGCGTATCTCAAATGTGATATTAATTTTGGTGTAATTAGAAAATACTGTGATGATGCTTCATTGCAGGTACTGTCTACAaccaattcaaatattcttcGTTCATTATTAGCATCCATTCCTGcaaataaatatctataaaaataacacTGTTTAGTACCattagttttagttttattatactACTACTATAACACTAATTTTCTATCTCTTACAAATTAGGGTTAATTGGGTATATTAACATCTTTGTGTCACACAGTACAGGACTAGAAGAATACCTATATAGAGAGATATATACCTCAAAGAGATTACTATTACAATAACCTGCTAATTTACTATCAAATATCATGATATTAGATTATAATAAAGATCGACAAAAAATcatgacaaataaaaaaaatagcctTTAAATTATGATAGGTATGTATGCTATTTGAGAACAGCTTTAAACAGTGgtaaaaagaagtaaaaagttcAGCCATTAAATATcgaatgaatataaaaaatttgcgCCTGCTTTTTTACTGCACTTTAATCAACTCACactatttttctatttgtatggcaaaaattttgtaataagtaTGTATTTAACAAACTTGCCCTTAACCAatcaacttgaaattttgcatgCATTACTCCCGATGGTTACAGTTAATATTGCATATGGAGAAATTTCTTCATGATTTTATGGTGTAAAGTTGAAACATCTTAACCAATTGTGTAAGGTTTTCAGACAAATTGTGGACAAGACATGATCAAATTGATATTGTGCTTTCTGATCACATTCTAAAAGGTAAGATCTCTGATGGCCATTTTTATTGCAAGTTCAGAAGTGAGCAAtagaacaatatttaaaatattgattacaaaattttactaaGTAATACAATTACAAgactaaaaagtaaaaatgatataaaaaaaattttccaaaaaccaCTCTTTAAAAAGGTCtaaaagtacactaaaaagtaaaaaataaggaCAGGGTGGGACAAGGTCGGTTCATATGACGTCAGAAGTTAGTAATAATAGAGTTGAAAAAAAACTGAGAAGtcatagaaatttttttcaaaagtgatatatatatatatatatatatatatatatatatatatatatatacatgtctgcattttattttagttaacaGTCAGCTCTTCCTTATAAAAATACCgtattatgaacaaaaaaatttaacatgtATTCAAGTAACAAGGAAAAGCAGACAAATGATAACTGAGGTTTATCGGCATATAGCAAAAGCAGTCACTTACCTTGATTAATTTCATCTACACATCTAAAGGGCACTGGTGTAAGTTCTTGTAATGCTAACATGTATGCAGCTGTGGCTACTGCCCTTTCTCCGCCACTCTGAATATTTGAGTTTAGTTCCTGCAGAGGCTCACCATTACGATAAGTAACTTTTATACTAATACcatattgagaaaaatctttATCATTTTCCCCCGTGCAAATACCGACTTCTCCTGCACATCCCATACGTTCAAATGCAGTAGcaaacttcaaattaatttcagATAATAGTTGTTTTAACGGACTCAACCATTCTACTTCCCACTTCCCCATCTTGGTagtaattttattcatatcagCATTCAACTTTTGTAGATTTTCGCTAAATTCATCTATCTGTTTGAGTCTATCTTCATATTCCCTCATTTCTCCATCATCGGCTACATTTAAACATGCAATTCGAGATTGCAATTGTTCTTTTTGTACATTCAGTGCATCTATTTCACTTGTTAAACTTTCATACTTAGATCTAAATTCATCAAAACCATCATCAGCAGGGGTCAATCCATTAGAAAGTCCTTTTGCTTTAACTAGCAACGCTTTAGCTTCCTCCATTACATCATTATATACCTCTTTTATGCGGTTCAAATTTTCCTCAGATTCTCTACATTGCTGTTTTTTGTCATTGATTTCATTTTCCAAGTACGCTAACCTTTTACGAATctaaaacaaaacataaattaaGTTCAAAAGACAATAAAATGAATACTAGGAAACAATGGGTTCTATAAGAGCAAGTTTGACGAAAGAACTACTAACAGTCTAACTGTCTCAATTGCATGTATTTGTTTAGGTACCTTATATTATTAAAAGCACTAAAAAGTACTAACACTAATTTCTCTCAATCAAAAGATATGCATATAGTTATGAAATATCTAGCAAAGGACTTTCATCTTGcattaattttaactttaagAATAGACAGAACAGTATGTTTTGAAAAAGTAAATCGGTATTCATAAAACTGACAGCATATACAAAACTACACATTTTGTATATACAGGGGGttgtttgtatgaaattaagatggttctttcctataacaaaatttcttcagccCACCTCTTTctgagatatcacccttaaaagatggtgactaaaattgggtttttattcatttttttttctaaacgtgTACGGCAATTCATGACATGTAGGCACAATTTATAATATCAACAAGACTCCAGTTatcttaatattttcattttgctGAATAAGTACACGTCTGTTCATTGAAATAGCATACAAGTCTTGGgacaaatttttccaattttttagcTGTGTAAATTTTCTTGACATTTGTTGCCATGCTCACCAAGATTAAGTCATCAAgtaagtatttacaaaaaatttgcaTTATATTAAACTGATTAAGCCTTTCAGTCCAGCCATCTTCCAATTTGGCAATAATGGCAACTTCAAGTGAACTCAAATGAATTATTGTGTTATCTGTCATTGACAATGACAGTGACATTATATAGCATCTTTGATTAACATAGACAAAATGTGAGTGTATGCTTTATCGGGAATGTATTTTGGCTATAGTTGGTTATTcccagcatttattatgaatcgttttacattttacatctttactgtttttctctcaattccaaaaaatattaatgaataaaaaatatttttaaataaaacaatgattttgaattataattttatttcataaaacttaaataaaagttttgatatgaaataaaggaagggttgctaatttcacccccttataatataatagatATAGTGAAAAAATAACCATAGTTAGCATTTTTCAAtactattaaattaaattaaacactCACCTCTCCAATTTTTCGGATATTCAACGCATTTTTCTTTTCCAACTCTAGCAGTTTGACAACTTCCTTCTGCATAGCAGAATATATCCCAGGTatgcttttcaaatatttttcacctTTCCTTTGACTTTCAATCCTAACTTCGTCTGGACTTTTCTTAAGCTGTTGCATTTCTTTCAACTTCCTCTGCAGTGTTTCTACCCTAGTTGTTATAGTTTGTGCATTTTGTTTCTGTTGTTGAATTTCCTTCAATTTTGATCTGATCTCATTCAATTTCTCATTCAACTTTTCAAACTGTACATCATGAACCCGGATTTCAGAGTCAAAATTTGTTAagcttctttttatttgttctatttGTCCCCTCAACTGATCCATTTTAACTATATCCATAGTTAGTGAAAAGCTACCATCCGAACTTACTTCATTTTGTCTAATGCTCTTTTGACCTGAATATTTAGAGACACTCACAATATACCTATATTTCTcactaaaaaattgtttaatttctccTGGCAGATCCTCATAGTATTTATCTGTTGTTTTATCGCCTAGAGGTATATTATGCAAATGATATGTTTTACAAAGATAATTCATTATAGGCTCGGGGgctgtaaacaaactattcatGTAAGTGTAAAAGCCATATTTTCTTAAGCATTCAATAGCTATGGTAGGTTCAAAGGAATTATTCTCTTTATTACAAGAGTGCACCACATTTACACTTAACTGTTTACCCTCCCTTAAAGATTTGATCAATAAATTCATATCGTCTTTATGAGTACAAGTAAATGCTATTCTGTCTCTTAAAGGtattacattttctaaatattttgcaTGTCGATTGTCAATAACATTCAGTTCTAGCATAATAGGTTCAAATATTTCTCCTTGAAACAAGTGTTTATTGTTTCTCAGCCAATTAACAGCTTGGTAAGCGTCTGGGTTCAATCTTTCAAGATACTGGAGGCggttttgtttaatattttccaattgtTTTGATTCATTTTCCAGAGCACGGATTCTCAATATGCTTTCTTGCTTATTTTGAAGTAATTCATCTTTTTTATCTTGGTatgtttgttgaaattttgatagtttCGTCATTTCATTGGTAAGaatttgtttggttttttcACCTATAATGGAAAATTAATAAAGTGTAAGAAACGATAAAAAGCCAATTTCACGcattattgataataatgcagataaattacttttttttcaatgacTGTCAAGATTAAATAGCGTAAATTTAGAAATGATCTtctgtatttcaaaaatgtaactACCATGatacaattatcaaaaaaatgtacaagtatgctaaaataattgagaatattGATAACAATTGAATAAGAGCTTGTCTTGTCCATTATAAATTCTGATAAGGTGAGGTGAGATGTATTTAGAGTTACtcattataaaatgaaacattccTACACattcgaaaattataaaaatcaaaacaggAGTGCCACAAGAAGGCCCACTTCTATTTTACACTAATCACATTCCTAATCAGAGTCCTACTCTCAAGTTACATTTTGATATAATCCTATATAAACTTCACTAAGATGATGTATCACAAACCAATGAAGTTCCATATCaacaatagaagaaaataattcagaatAAAAGTAGGAAAACAGCATTATACAAGTaaatttggaaacaaatatatttattttggaaacttCTTATAATCACTTATGAAGTTGTACTAAAATAATTAACATCCAGATATCTCAATACTTTTGAAATCTTTTAAGTATAATGATCAATATCCCTTGgtgtatttaaaattgttaattccATTAGAGCTTTTGACATTTTTAGCTAGACAATCTCCAAAAGCACTCAGACCATGTGAATATTGAGGCTAACCAATGAATGAAGAAAAGTTCAAAAGGATAATCCTCTACTGACCAGTTTGTAGTAACAGATAATTccgaaaaaataaacaaaaaagcgatttaaataaacaaaatttttgattttcatgaATATAAGACTGTATTCAACTTACTTTCACTGCTTTTAGCACATGTCTCTTTTTGAAGAGTTTTCATGTCTTCTAATTTATTCACAGCAGTCTGAATCTCTTCATCCCACTGTTCAATTTCAGCCAATTTTCTTTCCATGTCATCATTCAGTGTTTTTATTGATTCATTAAcagattcaattttttctaaatttgcatttataaacaactctgaattttttattgcctgtgcaattttattattattttgctgTACTTCTgtaatcattttctttttatctgaCATTTCTTTTTCAACAGGTTGCatgtcatttttatatttgtcatatatttctTGTGcttgttttttgtctttttttatttctgttaatcGATTTCTTGAACCTTCGTACATGGTCCATGCAATTTTCCTTTCAATGTGTTCAATTTCTTCAgtatactttttctttttattgaaactttcaaCTCTCCCTTCTAatctgtataaataatattttgaaaacttattCTAAAGTACATTAAAATGTGCATTTTCACAATTACATACCTAGAGTTTAAATCCTGACAGTCCTGcaatttcttttgattattaTCAATTGACTCCTGCAATTGTTTGTGTCGatctctactttttattaaaatgtcttgtttctcAATCAAATCAAATCTACAAAGAGCCAGTTGTGTCTCTCTTAAAAGTTCACATTTGTTCATTTTGGCAAAATCTTGTACGCGGTCTTGTGGCAAAAACTGACAAAGGTTGTTAACTTGAACATTGAATTCTTTAATACATTGTAAAACAACATCCAACTTAACAGTTTTACCATTGATTTTCCAAGTTGATCTATCTCTAATATCAAATTCTCTGGTCACCTAAAAAACATTgccaaataaaatattctcctttgaaaataaattgttataaaacaacGTTTCGCCaagatttttttgtgtttcatttaaaaagaaacttaTCACATAAAGAAAAACCatgaaattttaagtaaaaatttgcCCTACAGGTGAGTAACAATGTTGAAAGTTCTGGTAATACTTTATACTACTTATATACCAACACATATAATGATAACCATTCATCATAGCCTCTGATATCGATAAGAAGGTCCTCAAGCAGATTGTCAACTGTTAATACAGATGTAGTGTAAAGTGTGTATATATAGTGCcaattaaaaaatggtataatCAAATAAACACATACACAAATGTAACCTTCAGCATTTCAACTTATAATCTATATTATAgttgtttttcataataaaatataacaattcctaaaagtttttcaaaatacttaaaaacattaaacaaaGGCTCAAACTGAGGAGTTTTTCAACTTCAAATAAAGTGACTagtgattaaaatattaattaaaattgtaggGTATAGGGTTTTAAtgcaaatgaagaaaattttcttataaaagaTCCAATGTATAAATAAAAGCACCCAACTAAAAATGATTTGGCAACTTGTTCTATGAAGTGAAGCTTAAAAAGTTGGCGTGTCCCaacagtaaataaataaaaataacaacataaatataatcatgaaatgaaaagttataatGTAGTTGATATACATTTGGAAGCTGAAAGCAACTATagtaaattactgaaaataaatagtgaaagtttattgatttttatggctCGTCACAttaattttgtacaaaacattttcattttctccAGTGCTTTTTAACATATAAGGGGCAGGTTTGATCACATAATCACTCTGACTAAAGGCCAATTTGTTCTCAGTTTTACAACTTTTGATTATCTCTTATTTGTTGTTTGTCGCTAGACAATAACTGAAGTGTTTTAGCTGTACTTGTCTTGGGTGAAATGTTGAATTTGCTTAAATCATCAAAATACCGTCCAATATGACGTAggttatttcaaagaaaaattagtaTATAGTTTACATTCAcctttataaatttattatcttcattGTCTTGAAGTGAGATGTTAATAACAGCAACTT is from Diorhabda sublineata isolate icDioSubl1.1 chromosome 1, icDioSubl1.1, whole genome shotgun sequence and encodes:
- the LOC130446548 gene encoding structural maintenance of chromosomes protein 5 isoform X1 encodes the protein MYQPGSIRKIEVRNFVTYSHVELYPGPKLNMIIGPNGTGKSTMVAAIILGLGGNPKVVGRGHKISEYVKHNCEVAVINISLQDNEDNKFIKVTREFDIRDRSTWKINGKTVKLDVVLQCIKEFNVQVNNLCQFLPQDRVQDFAKMNKCELLRETQLALCRFDLIEKQDILIKSRDRHKQLQESIDNNQKKLQDCQDLNSRLEGRVESFNKKKKYTEEIEHIERKIAWTMYEGSRNRLTEIKKDKKQAQEIYDKYKNDMQPVEKEMSDKKKMITEVQQNNNKIAQAIKNSELFINANLEKIESVNESIKTLNDDMERKLAEIEQWDEEIQTAVNKLEDMKTLQKETCAKSSESEKTKQILTNEMTKLSKFQQTYQDKKDELLQNKQESILRIRALENESKQLENIKQNRLQYLERLNPDAYQAVNWLRNNKHLFQGEIFEPIMLELNVIDNRHAKYLENVIPLRDRIAFTCTHKDDMNLLIKSLREGKQLSVNVVHSCNKENNSFEPTIAIECLRKYGFYTYMNSLFTAPEPIMNYLCKTYHLHNIPLGDKTTDKYYEDLPGEIKQFFSEKYRYIVSVSKYSGQKSIRQNEVSSDGSFSLTMDIVKMDQLRGQIEQIKRSLTNFDSEIRVHDVQFEKLNEKLNEIRSKLKEIQQQKQNAQTITTRVETLQRKLKEMQQLKKSPDEVRIESQRKGEKYLKSIPGIYSAMQKEVVKLLELEKKNALNIRKIGEIRKRLAYLENEINDKKQQCRESEENLNRIKEVYNDVMEEAKALLVKAKGLSNGLTPADDGFDEFRSKYESLTSEIDALNVQKEQLQSRIACLNVADDGEMREYEDRLKQIDEFSENLQKLNADMNKITTKMGKWEVEWLSPLKQLLSEINLKFATAFERMGCAGEVGICTGENDKDFSQYGISIKVTYRNGEPLQELNSNIQSGGERAVATAAYMLALQELTPVPFRCVDEINQGMDANNERRIFELVVDSTCNEASSQYFLITPKLISHLRYAPNMVIHIVHNGPFVAPDKKWGFSKLCNPQKIHIA
- the LOC130446548 gene encoding structural maintenance of chromosomes protein 5 isoform X2 — protein: MNKCELLRETQLALCRFDLIEKQDILIKSRDRHKQLQESIDNNQKKLQDCQDLNSRLEGRVESFNKKKKYTEEIEHIERKIAWTMYEGSRNRLTEIKKDKKQAQEIYDKYKNDMQPVEKEMSDKKKMITEVQQNNNKIAQAIKNSELFINANLEKIESVNESIKTLNDDMERKLAEIEQWDEEIQTAVNKLEDMKTLQKETCAKSSESEKTKQILTNEMTKLSKFQQTYQDKKDELLQNKQESILRIRALENESKQLENIKQNRLQYLERLNPDAYQAVNWLRNNKHLFQGEIFEPIMLELNVIDNRHAKYLENVIPLRDRIAFTCTHKDDMNLLIKSLREGKQLSVNVVHSCNKENNSFEPTIAIECLRKYGFYTYMNSLFTAPEPIMNYLCKTYHLHNIPLGDKTTDKYYEDLPGEIKQFFSEKYRYIVSVSKYSGQKSIRQNEVSSDGSFSLTMDIVKMDQLRGQIEQIKRSLTNFDSEIRVHDVQFEKLNEKLNEIRSKLKEIQQQKQNAQTITTRVETLQRKLKEMQQLKKSPDEVRIESQRKGEKYLKSIPGIYSAMQKEVVKLLELEKKNALNIRKIGEIRKRLAYLENEINDKKQQCRESEENLNRIKEVYNDVMEEAKALLVKAKGLSNGLTPADDGFDEFRSKYESLTSEIDALNVQKEQLQSRIACLNVADDGEMREYEDRLKQIDEFSENLQKLNADMNKITTKMGKWEVEWLSPLKQLLSEINLKFATAFERMGCAGEVGICTGENDKDFSQYGISIKVTYRNGEPLQELNSNIQSGGERAVATAAYMLALQELTPVPFRCVDEINQGMDANNERRIFELVVDSTCNEASSQYFLITPKLISHLRYAPNMVIHIVHNGPFVAPDKKWGFSKLCNPQKIHIA